The following proteins come from a genomic window of Cronobacter muytjensii ATCC 51329:
- the iscR gene encoding Fe-S cluster assembly transcriptional regulator IscR, which produces MRLTSKGRYAVTAMLDVALNSEAGPVPLADISERQGISLSYLEQLFSRLRKNGLVASVRGPGGGYLLGKDAGQIAVGAVISAVDESVDATRCQGKGGCQGGDKCLTHALWRDLSDRLTGFLNNITLGELVNNQEVLDVSDRQHNEAHRPTRAQDAIDVKLRA; this is translated from the coding sequence ATGAGACTGACATCTAAAGGGCGCTATGCCGTGACCGCAATGCTGGACGTTGCGCTCAACTCCGAAGCAGGTCCGGTGCCGTTGGCAGATATTTCTGAACGTCAGGGTATCTCCCTTTCTTATCTGGAGCAGTTGTTCTCTCGTCTGCGTAAAAATGGCCTGGTGGCCAGCGTACGCGGCCCGGGCGGCGGTTATCTGCTGGGTAAAGACGCGGGTCAGATTGCGGTTGGTGCAGTGATTAGCGCCGTTGATGAGTCTGTCGACGCGACGCGTTGTCAGGGCAAAGGCGGCTGCCAGGGCGGCGATAAATGCCTGACCCACGCGCTGTGGCGCGATTTAAGCGATCGCCTGACCGGTTTTCTGAACAACATCACCTTAGGTGAACTGGTGAACAACCAGGAAGTGCTGGACGTTTCTGACCGTCAGCACAATGAAGCACATCGCCCGACCCGCGCTCAGGACGCTATCGACGTTAAACTGCGCGCATAA
- the iscS gene encoding cysteine desulfurase — MKLPIYLDYSATTPVDPRVAEKMMQFLTMDGTFGNPASRSHRFGWQAEEAVDIARNQVADLIGADPREIVFTSGATESDNLAIKGAANFYQKKGKHIITCKTEHKAVLDTCRQLEREGFEVTYLAPQSNGIIDLKALEAAMRDDTILVSIMHVNNEIGVVQDIATIGEMCRARGIIYHVDATQSVGKLPIDLSQLKVDLMSFTGHKIYGPKGIGALYVRRKPRIRIEAQMHGGGHERGMRSGTLPVHQIVGMGEAYRIAKEEMATEMERLRGLRNRLWNGIKDIEEVYLNGDLEQGVPTILNVSFNYVEGESLIMALKDLAVSSGSACTSASLEPSYVLRALGMNDELAHSSIRFSLGRFTTEEEIDYTIELVRKSIGRLRDLSPLWEMFKQGVDLTTIEWAHH; from the coding sequence ATGAAATTACCGATTTACCTCGATTACTCCGCGACCACGCCGGTGGACCCGCGCGTCGCCGAGAAAATGATGCAGTTTTTAACGATGGACGGAACCTTCGGTAACCCGGCCTCCCGCTCCCACCGCTTTGGCTGGCAGGCGGAAGAGGCGGTAGATATCGCCCGTAACCAGGTCGCCGATCTTATCGGCGCGGACCCGCGTGAAATCGTCTTTACCTCTGGCGCGACCGAATCCGACAACCTGGCTATCAAAGGTGCGGCCAATTTCTATCAGAAAAAAGGCAAGCACATCATCACCTGCAAAACCGAGCATAAAGCGGTTCTGGATACCTGCCGTCAGCTGGAGCGCGAAGGCTTTGAGGTGACCTACCTCGCCCCGCAGAGCAACGGCATTATCGATCTTAAAGCACTCGAAGCCGCGATGCGTGACGACACCATTCTGGTCTCCATCATGCACGTGAACAACGAAATCGGCGTGGTGCAGGATATCGCTACCATCGGCGAAATGTGCCGCGCGCGTGGCATCATCTACCACGTTGACGCCACCCAGAGCGTGGGCAAGCTGCCTATCGATCTGTCCCAGTTGAAAGTGGATCTGATGTCCTTCACCGGCCACAAAATCTATGGTCCGAAAGGCATCGGCGCGCTCTACGTGCGTCGTAAACCGCGTATTCGCATTGAAGCGCAGATGCACGGCGGCGGTCACGAGCGCGGCATGCGTTCCGGCACCCTGCCTGTTCACCAGATTGTCGGCATGGGCGAAGCCTATCGTATCGCTAAAGAAGAGATGGCGACCGAGATGGAGCGCCTGCGCGGCCTGCGCAACCGCCTGTGGAACGGCATCAAAGATATCGAAGAAGTTTACCTGAACGGCGACCTGGAGCAGGGCGTTCCGACCATCCTGAACGTGAGCTTCAACTACGTCGAAGGCGAGTCGCTGATCATGGCGCTGAAAGACCTGGCTGTTTCTTCGGGTTCCGCCTGTACGTCAGCGAGCCTTGAGCCGTCTTACGTACTGCGCGCGCTGGGTATGAATGACGAGCTGGCGCACAGCTCTATCCGTTTCTCTCTGGGCCGTTTCACGACTGAAGAAGAGATCGACTACACCATCGAACTGGTACGCAAATCCATCGGCCGTCTGCGCGACCTCTCTCCGCTGTGGGAGATGTTTAAGCAGGGCGTGGATTTAACCACCATCGAATGGGCTCATCATTAA
- the iscU gene encoding Fe-S cluster assembly scaffold IscU → MAYSEKVIDHYENPRNVGSFDNNDDNVGSGMVGAPACGDVMKLQIKVNNEGIIEDARFKTYGCGSAIASSSLVTEWVKGKSLDEAQAIKNTDIADELELPPVKIHCSILAEDAIKAAIADYKSKREAK, encoded by the coding sequence ATGGCATACAGCGAAAAAGTCATCGATCATTACGAAAACCCGCGCAACGTCGGCTCTTTTGACAACAACGACGACAACGTCGGCAGCGGCATGGTCGGCGCGCCGGCCTGCGGCGACGTGATGAAGTTGCAGATCAAAGTCAACAATGAAGGTATCATTGAAGACGCACGTTTTAAAACCTACGGCTGCGGCTCCGCAATTGCGTCCAGCTCGCTGGTCACCGAGTGGGTGAAAGGCAAATCCCTGGATGAAGCGCAGGCGATTAAAAATACCGATATCGCAGACGAACTCGAACTGCCGCCGGTGAAAATTCACTGCTCTATCCTGGCGGAAGACGCCATCAAAGCCGCCATTGCGGACTATAAAAGCAAACGTGAAGCAAAATAA
- the iscA gene encoding iron-sulfur cluster assembly protein IscA, with protein MSITLSDTAAARVNAFLANRGKGFGLRLGVRTSGCSGMAYVLEFVDAPQPEDTVFEDKGVKVVVDGKSLQFLDGTQLDFVKEGLNEGFKFTNPNVKDECGCGESFNV; from the coding sequence ATGTCGATTACCCTTAGCGACACCGCCGCCGCGCGCGTCAACGCTTTCCTGGCCAACCGGGGTAAAGGTTTTGGCCTGCGTCTTGGCGTTCGCACGTCCGGCTGTTCCGGCATGGCCTATGTGCTGGAATTTGTTGACGCACCGCAGCCAGAAGACACGGTGTTCGAAGACAAGGGCGTGAAGGTGGTGGTCGATGGTAAAAGCCTGCAATTCCTTGATGGCACTCAGCTGGACTTCGTCAAAGAAGGCCTGAACGAAGGGTTTAAGTTCACTAACCCGAACGTAAAAGATGAGTGCGGCTGCGGCGAAAGCTTTAACGTCTGA
- the hscB gene encoding co-chaperone HscB: MDYFTLFGLQARYALDSAQLATRYQDLQRKYHPDKFASHPQAEQLAALSQSATINQAWQTLRHPLTRAEYLLSLHGFDLANEQHTVRDAAFLMEQLELREALDEIEQAKDSDRLEAFVRNVKAMYNDRHQQMVTELDGEAWAQAADTVRKLRFLDKLLSQSEQLEEKLLDF, encoded by the coding sequence ATGGATTACTTCACCCTCTTTGGGCTGCAGGCCCGTTATGCGCTGGACAGTGCCCAACTGGCGACGCGTTACCAGGATCTGCAACGTAAGTATCATCCCGATAAATTCGCAAGCCACCCTCAGGCCGAACAACTGGCGGCGCTCTCCCAATCCGCGACCATCAACCAGGCATGGCAAACGCTGCGCCACCCGCTAACGCGCGCCGAATATCTGCTCTCGTTGCACGGTTTCGATCTGGCGAATGAACAGCACACCGTGCGCGACGCCGCGTTTCTGATGGAACAACTGGAGCTGCGCGAAGCGCTGGACGAGATTGAGCAGGCTAAAGACAGCGACCGCCTGGAGGCGTTCGTCCGTAACGTCAAAGCAATGTATAACGATCGCCATCAGCAAATGGTGACGGAGCTGGACGGCGAAGCATGGGCGCAGGCGGCCGACACGGTACGCAAGCTGCGTTTTCTCGATAAGCTTTTAAGCCAGTCAGAACAACTCGAAGAAAAGTTGCTCGATTTTTAA
- the hscA gene encoding Fe-S protein assembly chaperone HscA yields MALLQISEPGMSSAPHQRRLAAGIDLGTTNSLVATVRSGQTETLADHQGRHLLPSVVHYQQQGYTVGWDARAQAAADPVNTISSVKRLMGRSLADIQSRYPHLPYQLHASENGLPMIDTPAGLLNPVRVSADILKTLAERAREALAGDLDGVVITVPAYFDDAQRQGTKDAARLAGLHVLRLLNEPTAAAIAYGLDSGQEGVIAVYDLGGGTFDISVLRLSRGVFEVLATGGDSALGGDDFDHLLADYIREQAGIADRSDNRIQRQLLDAATQAKIALSDADIAQVNVAGWQGSVTREQFNELIAPLVKRTLLSCRRALKDAGVEPNDVLEVVMVGGSTRVPLVRERVGEFFGRTPLTSIDPDRVVAIGAAIQADILVGNKPDSEMLLLDVIPLSLGLETMGGLVEKVIPRNTTIPVARAQEFTTFKDGQTAMAIHVMQGERELVQDCRSLARFTLRGIPAMPAGGAHIRVTFQVDADGLLSVTAMEKSTGVEASIQVKPSYGLTDGEIASMIQDSMSFAEHDVKARMLAEQKVEAARVLESLEGALRSDGALLSATERAAIDDAMTQLRAAADGDDARAIEDAIKNTDKQTQEFAARRMDESIRQALKGHSVDEV; encoded by the coding sequence ATGGCCTTATTACAAATCAGTGAGCCCGGCATGAGTAGCGCGCCGCACCAGCGCAGGCTGGCGGCGGGCATCGATCTCGGCACCACCAACTCGCTGGTGGCGACGGTTCGCAGTGGGCAAACCGAAACGCTGGCGGATCATCAGGGTCGCCATCTGCTGCCGTCCGTGGTTCATTATCAGCAGCAGGGTTACACCGTGGGCTGGGACGCGCGTGCGCAAGCCGCCGCCGATCCGGTCAATACCATCAGCTCCGTAAAGCGCCTGATGGGCCGATCTCTCGCCGACATTCAGTCGCGCTATCCGCACCTGCCGTATCAGCTGCACGCGAGCGAAAACGGCCTGCCGATGATCGACACCCCGGCAGGACTGCTCAACCCGGTGCGCGTCTCCGCCGACATTCTTAAAACGCTCGCTGAACGCGCGCGCGAAGCGCTGGCGGGCGATCTCGACGGCGTGGTGATCACCGTTCCCGCCTACTTTGACGACGCGCAGCGTCAGGGCACCAAAGACGCGGCGCGTCTCGCCGGGCTGCACGTGCTGCGCCTGCTGAACGAGCCGACCGCAGCGGCGATCGCCTACGGCCTTGATTCCGGTCAGGAAGGCGTTATCGCCGTGTACGATTTGGGCGGCGGTACCTTTGATATCTCCGTGCTGCGCTTAAGCCGCGGCGTATTTGAAGTGCTGGCAACCGGGGGCGACTCCGCGCTCGGCGGCGACGACTTCGACCATCTGCTGGCGGACTATATTCGCGAGCAGGCAGGTATTGCCGATCGCAGCGACAACCGCATTCAGCGCCAGCTGCTTGACGCCGCAACCCAGGCTAAAATTGCGCTCAGCGACGCCGATATCGCGCAGGTCAACGTGGCGGGCTGGCAGGGCAGCGTGACCCGCGAACAGTTTAATGAACTCATCGCGCCGCTCGTCAAACGTACGCTGCTTTCTTGTCGTCGCGCGTTAAAAGACGCGGGCGTTGAGCCGAATGACGTGCTGGAAGTGGTCATGGTCGGCGGCTCGACCCGCGTGCCGCTGGTACGCGAGCGCGTTGGCGAATTCTTTGGCCGTACGCCGCTCACCTCCATCGACCCGGACCGCGTGGTCGCCATCGGCGCCGCGATCCAGGCCGATATTCTGGTCGGCAACAAGCCGGACAGCGAAATGCTGCTACTGGATGTCATTCCGCTCTCGCTTGGCCTTGAAACCATGGGCGGCCTGGTGGAGAAAGTGATCCCGCGCAACACCACTATTCCGGTGGCTCGCGCGCAGGAATTCACCACCTTCAAAGATGGCCAGACCGCAATGGCAATTCACGTGATGCAGGGCGAGCGCGAACTGGTGCAGGATTGCCGATCGCTTGCGCGCTTTACGCTGCGCGGCATTCCGGCGATGCCGGCGGGTGGCGCGCATATTCGCGTTACCTTTCAGGTGGATGCCGACGGCCTGCTGAGCGTCACCGCTATGGAGAAATCCACCGGCGTGGAAGCCTCCATCCAGGTAAAACCGTCCTACGGTCTGACCGATGGCGAAATCGCGAGCATGATTCAGGATTCCATGAGCTTTGCCGAGCATGACGTGAAAGCGCGCATGCTGGCCGAGCAGAAAGTGGAGGCCGCCCGCGTGCTGGAAAGCCTTGAAGGCGCGCTCAGGAGCGACGGCGCGCTGCTTAGCGCGACCGAGCGCGCCGCTATTGACGACGCGATGACGCAACTGCGCGCCGCCGCCGACGGCGACGACGCCCGCGCCATTGAAGATGCGATAAAAAATACAGATAAACAGACCCAGGAGTTCGCCGCTCGCCGCATGGATGAGTCCATCCGTCAGGCGCTGAAAGGCCACTCCGTCGACGAGGTTTAA
- the fdx gene encoding ISC system 2Fe-2S type ferredoxin yields MPKIVFLPHQDLCPDGAVLEAQSGETILDVALRNGIEIEHACEKSCACTTCHCIVREGFDSLPESTEDEDDMLDKAWGLEPESRLSCQARVTDEDLVVEMPRYTINHAREH; encoded by the coding sequence ATGCCTAAGATTGTTTTTTTGCCTCATCAGGATCTTTGCCCTGATGGCGCAGTACTGGAAGCGCAAAGCGGTGAAACTATTCTTGACGTTGCGCTGCGCAACGGCATTGAAATTGAACACGCCTGTGAAAAATCGTGCGCCTGCACGACCTGTCACTGCATCGTGCGTGAAGGCTTCGATTCGCTGCCGGAAAGCACCGAAGATGAAGACGATATGCTGGATAAAGCCTGGGGGCTTGAGCCGGAAAGCCGTCTGAGCTGTCAGGCGCGCGTCACTGACGAAGATCTGGTGGTGGAGATGCCGCGTTACACCATCAACCACGCCAGGGAGCATTAA
- the iscX gene encoding Fe-S cluster assembly protein IscX — MGLKWTDSREIGEALYDSRPDVDPKTVRFTDMHQWICDLEDFDDDPQASNEKVLEAILLVWLDEAE, encoded by the coding sequence ATGGGACTGAAATGGACCGACAGCCGCGAAATCGGCGAGGCGCTGTATGACAGCCGCCCGGACGTAGACCCGAAAACCGTGCGCTTTACCGATATGCACCAGTGGATCTGCGATCTCGAGGATTTCGATGACGATCCACAGGCCTCTAACGAAAAGGTTTTAGAGGCTATACTGCTGGTCTGGTTAGACGAAGCAGAATAA
- the pepB gene encoding aminopeptidase PepB, producing MTEAMKITLSHEPADARWGEKALYSFTQDGIALHLTGKDDLHLIQRAGRKIDGQGLKHVELAGEGWDVEKSWAFWMGYRGPKGKRTVTWAPLDDAQQKELNSRLKVIDWVRDVINAPAEEMGPEHLAQRAVDLLADVGGERVSYRITKGEDLREQNYLGLHTVGRGSERPPVLLALDFNPTGDANAPVYACLVGKGITFDSGGYSIKQTAFMDSMKSDMGGAALVTGSLAFAITRGLNKRVKLILCCADNMISGNAFRLGDIIRYRNGKTVEVMNTDAEGRLVLADGLIDASAHKPELIIDAATLTGAAKTALGNDYHALFSFDDALANRLLQSAQAENEAFWRLPLAEFHRNQLPSNFAELNNTAGGAYPAGASTAAGFLSHFVENYQQGWLHIDCSATYRKAAVEQWAAGATGIGVRTLANLLTGK from the coding sequence ATGACCGAAGCCATGAAGATTACGCTTTCCCACGAGCCTGCCGACGCTCGCTGGGGTGAAAAAGCCCTGTACAGTTTTACGCAAGACGGTATCGCTCTGCACCTGACGGGCAAAGACGATTTACATCTCATCCAGCGCGCCGGGCGCAAAATCGACGGGCAAGGGCTTAAACACGTTGAGCTTGCGGGCGAAGGCTGGGATGTCGAAAAAAGCTGGGCATTCTGGATGGGCTATCGCGGCCCCAAAGGCAAACGCACCGTCACCTGGGCGCCGCTCGACGACGCCCAGCAGAAAGAGCTTAACAGCCGCCTGAAAGTCATCGACTGGGTGCGCGATGTGATTAACGCCCCGGCGGAAGAGATGGGCCCGGAGCACCTCGCGCAGCGCGCGGTGGATCTGCTGGCGGATGTGGGCGGCGAGCGCGTAAGTTATCGCATCACTAAAGGTGAAGATCTGCGCGAGCAGAACTATCTGGGACTGCACACCGTCGGTCGCGGCTCAGAACGCCCGCCGGTGCTGCTGGCGCTCGATTTCAACCCGACGGGCGACGCGAACGCGCCGGTCTATGCCTGCCTCGTCGGAAAAGGCATTACGTTCGACTCCGGCGGCTACAGCATCAAACAGACCGCGTTTATGGATTCGATGAAATCCGACATGGGCGGCGCGGCGCTGGTAACCGGCTCGCTGGCCTTCGCCATTACCCGCGGCCTGAACAAGCGCGTGAAGCTCATTCTTTGCTGCGCGGATAACATGATTAGCGGCAACGCTTTCCGTCTGGGCGATATCATTCGTTACCGCAACGGCAAAACCGTCGAGGTGATGAACACCGACGCCGAAGGCCGCCTGGTGCTGGCGGACGGGCTGATTGACGCCAGCGCCCACAAGCCGGAGCTGATTATCGACGCCGCGACGCTGACCGGCGCGGCCAAAACCGCGCTTGGCAACGATTACCACGCGCTGTTCAGCTTTGACGACGCGCTCGCGAACCGTCTGCTGCAAAGCGCGCAGGCGGAAAACGAAGCCTTCTGGCGTCTGCCGCTGGCGGAGTTCCACCGTAACCAGTTGCCGTCTAACTTTGCCGAGCTGAATAACACCGCGGGCGGCGCATACCCGGCGGGCGCCAGCACCGCGGCGGGTTTCCTGTCGCACTTTGTGGAAAACTATCAGCAGGGCTGGCTGCATATCGACTGCTCCGCGACCTACCGCAAAGCGGCGGTCGAGCAGTGGGCGGCGGGCGCGACCGGCATCGGCGTGCGCACCCTGGCGAACCTGTTGACCGGCAAATAA
- the sseB gene encoding enhanced serine sensitivity protein SseB: protein MSETKNDNNAEKNELEILLEKAAAEPAFRPAFFRTLLDSTVWVPGEAADGEAVVAESAVDLQHWEKDDGTSVIPFFSSPAALEQAVEGEQAFVAMPVRTLFEMTLGETLFLNAKLPTGKEFTPNEIRHLLSPEGSALSQQEVLEGGASLLLSEVAEPPAQMIESLTLLFKEMKTVRRAWLCLLKEQADQPANFLIGIEADGDIEAVINAAGSVATDTLPGDEPVDLCQVVEGDKGISHFMMAHLTPFYERRWGSFLRDFKQNRII, encoded by the coding sequence ATGTCCGAAACGAAAAACGATAACAACGCAGAAAAAAACGAACTCGAAATCCTGCTTGAAAAAGCGGCCGCGGAGCCGGCGTTCCGTCCGGCCTTTTTCCGCACGCTGCTGGACTCTACGGTGTGGGTGCCGGGCGAGGCGGCAGATGGCGAAGCGGTCGTCGCCGAAAGCGCGGTGGATCTCCAGCACTGGGAAAAAGATGACGGCACCTCGGTGATTCCTTTTTTCAGCTCTCCTGCGGCCCTTGAGCAGGCGGTGGAAGGCGAACAGGCCTTCGTGGCGATGCCGGTGCGCACGCTGTTTGAAATGACGCTCGGCGAAACGCTATTCCTTAACGCCAAACTGCCGACCGGCAAAGAGTTCACGCCAAATGAGATTCGCCATCTGCTAAGCCCGGAAGGCTCGGCGCTCAGCCAGCAGGAAGTGCTGGAAGGCGGCGCCTCGCTGCTGCTGTCCGAAGTGGCTGAACCGCCCGCGCAGATGATTGAATCGCTGACGCTGCTGTTTAAAGAGATGAAAACGGTCAGGCGCGCCTGGCTGTGCTTGCTGAAAGAGCAGGCCGATCAGCCAGCAAACTTTCTTATTGGCATTGAGGCTGACGGCGATATTGAGGCCGTCATCAACGCTGCCGGCAGTGTGGCGACCGATACGCTGCCGGGCGATGAACCTGTCGATCTCTGTCAGGTCGTGGAAGGCGACAAGGGCATCAGCCACTTTATGATGGCGCACCTGACGCCGTTCTATGAGCGCCGCTGGGGCAGCTTCCTGCGCGACTTTAAACAAAACCGCATTATTTAA
- a CDS encoding M48 family metallopeptidase gives MNKKSVTYLFLIPLILFFYAVWQNWRVSTVVDRADYESHIVATANQSPQATLMYRHDRQATEMPATQARELAQQYLKENRDWISAADIEKFLARGGMLFTLISLLINAGAVGLCRFCVMQGQRSQSALLRAFWLCRLLLPFIMAAQLLVGAVYQFSILFYEIVWAAVTFKPKISPVMIGLYLLIIAAVVLWVFWHILMATAKCFALFRPVPKPVMGHRVSRREAPALWQAVDALARGPGAVVPENIVVGLTDNFYVTASPLLLNTGETVTGQTLYFPLTWAALLSPEEMTAVVGHELGHFSGKDTEFSQRFLPLYDGFSRSLDVLDPKEGKKPYVGVVELRTALYSAHYFLEQFHGMVMMWRQRREHAADEAGAQASSPQALSSALLRIVALSGPVEAYLNEVYQAKVQTDNVVTSLLAHLCGHPLPDPRDYLEQEISHPYDSHPSCRSRIEALGCSVELSAIQASRPVTMQSYAHLQTLFADVDGLARALTAHLAGEVAEQRNVWREELNTVVQAASDEKAIYSRSRISRGGVLTIVTFLSLLIAFHSDREWDYPPGKREFTGLILTLVFVYFCWLGVRSVLRYWRASKEPIMILTPQSLIFSELTEPVPLSALTGYQFFLTKNDMLIELEYKEGYQPPPLAGSRFRAYRHVDKKARQMLLDVSGKLRDADNKPVSQEQLMELVELYFHAPAAQAELHTMQ, from the coding sequence ATGAATAAAAAGAGCGTGACCTACCTCTTTTTAATACCGCTTATTCTGTTTTTCTATGCCGTCTGGCAGAACTGGCGCGTCAGTACCGTCGTGGATCGCGCGGACTATGAGTCGCATATCGTCGCGACCGCGAACCAATCGCCGCAGGCGACGCTCATGTACCGCCATGACAGGCAGGCGACGGAAATGCCTGCCACGCAAGCGCGCGAGCTGGCGCAGCAATATCTCAAAGAGAACCGTGACTGGATTAGCGCGGCGGATATTGAAAAGTTTCTGGCGCGCGGCGGCATGCTGTTTACGCTCATCAGCCTGCTGATTAACGCTGGCGCGGTAGGGTTGTGCCGCTTTTGCGTCATGCAGGGGCAGCGTTCCCAAAGCGCGTTATTGAGGGCGTTCTGGCTGTGCCGTCTGCTACTGCCTTTTATTATGGCCGCGCAGCTGTTGGTTGGTGCGGTTTATCAGTTCAGTATTCTTTTTTACGAAATCGTCTGGGCTGCGGTTACCTTTAAGCCGAAAATCAGCCCCGTTATGATTGGCCTCTATCTTCTGATTATCGCAGCCGTTGTGCTCTGGGTGTTCTGGCACATATTGATGGCCACTGCGAAATGCTTCGCGCTGTTCCGCCCGGTGCCGAAGCCGGTGATGGGCCATCGCGTGAGTCGCCGCGAAGCGCCTGCGCTCTGGCAGGCGGTGGATGCGCTGGCACGCGGCCCCGGCGCTGTCGTGCCGGAGAATATCGTGGTGGGGCTCACCGATAACTTCTACGTCACCGCCAGCCCGCTGCTGCTGAATACCGGCGAAACGGTCACCGGGCAGACGCTGTACTTCCCGCTCACCTGGGCCGCGCTGCTGAGCCCGGAGGAGATGACGGCGGTCGTTGGCCACGAGCTGGGGCACTTCTCGGGTAAAGACACCGAATTCAGCCAGCGCTTTTTGCCGCTCTATGATGGTTTCAGTCGCAGCCTTGATGTATTGGATCCTAAAGAAGGCAAAAAGCCCTACGTGGGGGTGGTTGAATTACGCACCGCGCTGTACAGCGCGCACTATTTCCTCGAACAGTTCCACGGTATGGTGATGATGTGGCGCCAGCGCCGCGAACACGCGGCCGATGAAGCAGGCGCGCAGGCCAGTTCGCCGCAGGCGCTCTCATCGGCGCTGCTGCGTATTGTGGCGCTGAGCGGCCCGGTGGAGGCGTATCTGAACGAGGTTTACCAGGCGAAAGTCCAGACTGATAACGTCGTGACCTCGCTGCTCGCGCACCTCTGCGGCCATCCGCTGCCGGACCCGCGCGATTATCTCGAACAAGAGATTTCGCACCCTTATGACTCTCACCCGTCGTGCCGTTCGCGTATTGAGGCGTTGGGCTGCTCCGTCGAGCTGTCGGCGATCCAGGCTTCACGTCCGGTCACCATGCAAAGTTACGCGCACCTGCAGACGCTGTTTGCTGATGTCGACGGGCTGGCGCGCGCGCTTACCGCACACCTCGCAGGCGAAGTCGCCGAACAGCGCAATGTCTGGCGCGAAGAGCTCAATACTGTGGTGCAGGCCGCTTCAGACGAAAAAGCCATCTACAGCCGCAGCCGGATTTCGCGCGGCGGCGTGCTGACCATCGTCACGTTTCTGTCGCTGCTTATCGCCTTCCACAGCGATCGCGAGTGGGATTACCCGCCCGGCAAGCGTGAGTTTACCGGGCTTATCCTCACGCTGGTGTTCGTCTATTTCTGCTGGCTTGGCGTTCGCAGCGTGCTGCGTTACTGGCGCGCCAGCAAGGAGCCCATCATGATCCTGACGCCGCAAAGCCTGATTTTCAGCGAGCTTACCGAGCCGGTGCCGCTTTCCGCGCTGACCGGCTATCAGTTCTTCCTCACGAAGAACGATATGCTGATAGAACTTGAATACAAAGAAGGCTACCAGCCTCCGCCGCTGGCTGGCTCGCGCTTTCGGGCGTATCGCCATGTGGATAAAAAAGCGCGCCAGATGCTGCTGGATGTGAGCGGCAAACTGCGTGATGCCGACAATAAACCGGTTTCGCAAGAACAACTGATGGAGCTGGTGGAATTGTACTTCCATGCGCCCGCCGCCCAGGCGGAACTCCATACGATGCAATAA